A single window of Pyrus communis chromosome 10, drPyrComm1.1, whole genome shotgun sequence DNA harbors:
- the LOC137746459 gene encoding carboxylesterase 15-like, which produces MVSENKRLVEEVSSWLRVFDDGSVDREWIGPPEIQFMVEPVPAHDEFVDGISTKDVVADKSSGLRVGIYLPERKPECYDTKLPIILHFHGGGFCISQADWYMYYHIYTKLSRSTNAIVVSVYQRLAPEHRLPAAIEDGYSALLWLRSLARREQNEPLLSHADYNRVFLIGDSSGGNIVHHVVAQAGTADLSPLRLAGGIPIHPGFVRAERSKSELEQPQSPLLTLDMVDKFLGLAVPTGSTKNHPITCPMGPEAPPLDNLKLPPFLLCVASMDLIIDTQMEYFEAMKKANKDVELLINEGVTHSFYLNKIAVDTDPETAAETERLIEGIKQFIKNHYD; this is translated from the coding sequence TCTTCGACGATGGCTCGGTCGATCGGGAGTGGATTGGACCTCCTGAGATTCAGTTCATGGTGGAGCCCGTGCCAGCCCACGATGAATTTGTTGACGGCATTTCCACAAAAGATGTTGTTGCCGACAAATCATCCGGCCTTCGCGTCGGAATTTATTTACCGGAGCGAAAGCCGGAGTGTTATGACACCAAGCTACCAATAATCCTCCATTTCCACGGGGGTGGCTTTTGCATAAGTCAAGCTGATTGGTACATGTACTACCACATATACACGAAGCTATCTCGCTCCACGAATGCCATTGTAGTCTCTGTATATCAGAGGCTCGCACCGGAGCACCGTCTCCCGGCTGCCATTGAGGACGGCTATTCCGCTCTCCTTTGGCTCCGGTCATTGGCTCGACGGGAGCAAAACGAGCCACTCCTAAGCCATGCAGACTATAACCGTGTGTTTCTTATTGGAGATAGCTCCGGAGGAAACATTGTCCACCACGTGGTGGCTCAAGCGGGGACTGCGGATCTGAGTCCCTTAAGACTTGCCGGCGGGATTCCAATCCACCCCGGTTTCGTGCGTGCGGAGCGGAGTAAGTCGGAGTTGGAGCAGCCTCAGTCACCTCTCCTTACCCTAGACATGGTGGACAAGTTCTTAGGGTTAGCCGTTCCAACGGGGTCCACCAAGAACCATCCCATAACTTGTCCGATGGGTCCCGAGGCCCCACCGTTGGATAATCTGAAGCTTCCGCCGTTTCTTCTCTGCGTTGCTTCCATGGACTTGATCATAGACACGCAAATGGAGTACTTTGAGGCCATGAAGAAGGCCAACAAGGATGTGGAGCTTCTAATCAACGAGGGGGTGACTCATAGCTTTTATCTGAACAAGATTGCTGTCGACACGGACCCGGAAACAGCCGCAGAAACTGAGCGTCTGATTGAAGGGATCAAACAGTTTATCAAGAACCATTATGATTGA